From Streptomyces sp. TLI_105, the proteins below share one genomic window:
- a CDS encoding FAD-dependent oxidoreductase: MSTTDTDVLVIGAGPTGLLLAGDLATAGIDVTLVERRPHGLGNMTRAFGVHARTLEQLDARGLADELLTTGTTLTTARLFGRLDLDLTRLPTRFNHLLVTPQYEVERLLERRAVAAGVTFRYGTELRGLRQDADGVTAELTDPDGTPLALRARYLVGTDGVRSSVRTALGLPFPGRSVIRSIVLADVRLAEEPADSFSVAGSGDTFAFLAPFGDGWYRVMGWTRTRQVADSEPVDLDEVREIARKALGTDYGMHDARWISRFHSDERQAPAYRVGRAFLAGDAAHVHSPAGGQGMNTGLQDAANLSWKLTAAERGETPDPEALLDSYQSERHPVGAMVLRSSGTIVRLAMAHTPLTRAARSLAARFLNALPPASARAMDMLSGIGISYAPAPGADRPSGRRAPDVHLREGRLYELLRQGEFVLIAPEGAAPALPASAPATPKHLVRATWTDPAKKAAVLVRPDGYVHWATR; this comes from the coding sequence ATGAGCACCACGGACACGGACGTACTCGTCATCGGCGCGGGCCCCACCGGGCTCCTGCTCGCCGGAGACCTCGCCACCGCCGGCATCGACGTCACCCTCGTCGAGCGCCGCCCGCACGGCCTGGGCAACATGACCCGTGCCTTCGGCGTCCACGCCCGGACCCTGGAGCAGCTCGACGCCCGCGGCCTCGCGGACGAACTCCTCACCACCGGCACCACCCTGACCACCGCACGGCTCTTCGGCCGCCTCGATCTGGATCTGACCCGGCTGCCCACCCGCTTCAACCACCTGCTCGTCACCCCGCAGTACGAGGTCGAGCGACTCCTGGAGCGCCGGGCGGTCGCCGCGGGCGTCACCTTCCGGTACGGGACGGAGCTGCGCGGACTGCGCCAGGACGCCGACGGCGTCACCGCGGAGCTCACCGACCCCGACGGCACCCCGCTCGCCCTCCGTGCCCGCTACCTGGTCGGCACGGACGGCGTCCGGAGCTCCGTCCGCACCGCCCTCGGCCTGCCCTTCCCCGGCCGGTCCGTGATCCGCTCCATCGTCCTCGCCGACGTGCGCCTGGCCGAGGAGCCCGCCGACTCGTTCAGCGTCGCCGGCTCCGGAGACACCTTCGCCTTCCTCGCCCCCTTCGGCGACGGCTGGTACCGGGTGATGGGCTGGACCCGCACCCGTCAGGTCGCCGACAGCGAGCCCGTCGACCTCGACGAGGTCCGCGAGATCGCCCGCAAGGCCCTCGGCACGGACTACGGCATGCACGACGCCCGCTGGATCTCCCGCTTCCACAGCGACGAGCGCCAGGCCCCCGCCTATCGTGTCGGCCGCGCCTTCCTCGCCGGAGACGCCGCCCACGTCCACTCCCCCGCCGGCGGCCAGGGCATGAACACCGGCCTCCAGGACGCCGCCAACCTCTCCTGGAAGCTCACCGCCGCGGAGCGCGGCGAGACACCCGACCCCGAGGCCCTCCTCGACAGCTACCAGTCCGAGCGCCACCCCGTCGGCGCCATGGTGCTCCGCAGCAGCGGCACGATCGTCCGCCTCGCGATGGCCCACACCCCACTCACCCGCGCCGCCCGCTCCCTCGCCGCCCGCTTCCTGAACGCCCTCCCGCCCGCCTCGGCCCGCGCCATGGACATGCTCAGCGGCATCGGCATCTCCTATGCCCCCGCGCCGGGCGCCGACCGCCCCTCGGGCCGCCGCGCACCCGACGTCCACCTGCGCGAAGGCCGGCTCTACGAGCTGCTTCGACAGGGCGAGTTCGTCCTGATCGCCCCGGAGGGGGCGGCCCCGGCACTGCCGGCAAGCGCCCCCGCCACCCCGAAGCACCTCGTGCGGGCCACCTGGACGGACCCGGCGAAGAAGGCCGCGGTACTGGTCCGCCCGGACGGATACGTCCACTGGGCAACCCGCTGA
- the lysS gene encoding lysine--tRNA ligase, giving the protein MAQSSTETDWVSRFADEVIAESERRAPGKPVVVASGLSPSGPIHLGNLREVMTPHLVADEVRRRGYEVRHLISWDDYDRYRKVPNGIEGIDASWAEHIGKPLTSVPAPAGSPHPNWAEHFKAAMVESLAELGVEYDPISQTEQYTAGTYREQILHAMKHRGDIDAILDQYRTKKAPKKQSQKPLDEAELEAEEGSGAAAEDDGSGGASGYFPYKPYCGQCEKDLTTVTSYDDDTTELAYTCANCGFSETVKLSEFNRGKLVWKVDWPMRWAYEGVIFEPSGVDHSSPGSSFQVGGQIVRIFDGVQPIGPMYAFVGISGMAKMSSSKGGVPTAADALKIMEPQILRWLYARRRPNQSFKIAFDQEIQRLYDEWDKLEAKVADGSVLPADAAAHSRATRTAAGELPRTPRPLPYRTLASVMDITAGHDEQTLRILTELDPENPVTSLDEVRPRLDRAENWITNQVPADQRTIVREEPDTELLGSLDDEGRESLRLLLEGLDTHWSLDGLTTLVYGVPKVMAGLDPEAKPTPELKLAQRAFFALLYKLLVSRETGPRLPTLLLAVGAERVRKLLGA; this is encoded by the coding sequence GTGGCTCAGAGCAGCACCGAGACCGACTGGGTCTCCCGTTTCGCGGACGAGGTCATCGCCGAGTCGGAGCGACGTGCGCCTGGCAAACCGGTCGTCGTCGCCTCCGGTCTCTCCCCGTCCGGCCCCATCCACCTCGGCAACCTCCGCGAGGTCATGACCCCGCACCTGGTCGCCGACGAGGTCCGCCGCCGCGGGTACGAGGTCCGGCACCTCATCTCCTGGGACGACTACGACCGCTACCGCAAGGTGCCGAACGGCATCGAGGGCATCGACGCCTCCTGGGCCGAGCACATCGGCAAGCCGCTGACCTCCGTCCCGGCCCCGGCCGGCTCGCCCCACCCCAACTGGGCCGAGCACTTCAAGGCCGCCATGGTCGAGTCCCTCGCCGAGCTGGGCGTCGAGTACGACCCGATCAGCCAGACCGAGCAGTACACCGCCGGCACCTACCGCGAGCAGATCCTGCACGCGATGAAGCACCGCGGCGACATCGACGCCATCCTCGACCAGTACCGGACGAAGAAGGCCCCGAAGAAGCAGTCCCAGAAGCCCCTCGACGAGGCCGAGCTGGAAGCCGAGGAGGGCTCCGGCGCCGCCGCCGAGGACGACGGCTCCGGCGGCGCCTCCGGCTACTTCCCGTACAAGCCCTACTGCGGGCAGTGCGAGAAGGACCTCACCACCGTCACCTCGTACGACGACGACACCACCGAGCTCGCCTACACCTGCGCGAACTGCGGCTTCTCCGAGACCGTCAAGCTCAGCGAGTTCAACCGCGGCAAGCTGGTCTGGAAGGTCGACTGGCCCATGCGCTGGGCCTACGAGGGCGTCATCTTCGAGCCCTCCGGCGTCGACCACTCCTCGCCCGGCTCGTCCTTCCAGGTCGGCGGCCAGATCGTCCGCATCTTCGACGGCGTCCAGCCCATCGGCCCCATGTACGCCTTCGTCGGCATCAGCGGCATGGCCAAGATGTCCTCCTCGAAGGGCGGCGTGCCCACCGCGGCCGACGCCCTGAAGATCATGGAGCCCCAGATCCTGCGCTGGCTCTACGCCCGCCGCAGGCCGAACCAGTCCTTCAAGATCGCCTTCGACCAGGAGATCCAGCGGCTCTACGACGAGTGGGACAAGCTGGAGGCCAAGGTCGCCGACGGCTCCGTCCTGCCCGCCGACGCCGCCGCCCACTCCCGTGCCACCCGCACGGCCGCCGGCGAGCTGCCGCGCACCCCGCGCCCGCTCCCGTACCGCACCCTCGCCTCCGTCATGGACATCACCGCCGGCCACGACGAGCAGACCCTGCGGATCCTCACCGAACTCGACCCCGAGAACCCGGTCACCTCCCTCGACGAGGTCCGCCCGCGCCTCGACCGCGCCGAGAACTGGATCACCAACCAGGTCCCGGCCGACCAGCGCACCATCGTCCGCGAGGAGCCCGACACCGAGCTCCTCGGCTCCCTGGACGACGAGGGCCGCGAATCGCTCCGCCTCCTCCTGGAGGGCCTCGACACCCACTGGTCGCTCGACGGACTCACCACCCTCGTCTACGGCGTCCCGAAGGTCATGGCCGGACTCGACCCCGAGGCCAAGCCGACCCCGGAGCTGAAGCTCGCCCAGCGTGCCTTCTTCGCCCTGCTCTACAAGCTCCTCGTCAGCCGCGAGACGGGCCCCCGTCTGCCGACGCTGCTGCTCGCGGTGGGCGCGGAGCGGGTGCGCAAGCTGCTCGGCGCGTAG
- a CDS encoding TetR/AcrR family transcriptional regulator: MTTVRRSDATRAAILEAARERFASDGYERATIRAIARDAGIDPSMVMRYYGNKEGLFAAASEVDIDIPELGALPARHVGAVLVTHFLERWESDEVLTAMLRVGVTNEAGAARMQAIFAQQLGPVTRGVCPDPADAPRRAALAASQILGMALTRYVLRLPPAVEMSAEEVVAWLGPTVQRYLTAEAP, from the coding sequence ATGACGACCGTCCGCCGCTCCGACGCCACCCGGGCCGCCATCCTGGAGGCCGCCCGCGAGCGCTTCGCCTCCGACGGATACGAGCGCGCCACCATCCGGGCCATCGCCCGCGACGCCGGGATCGACCCATCGATGGTGATGCGCTACTACGGCAACAAGGAGGGGCTGTTCGCCGCCGCCTCCGAGGTCGACATCGACATCCCCGAGCTGGGCGCCCTGCCCGCGCGGCACGTCGGGGCCGTCCTGGTCACGCACTTCCTGGAGCGCTGGGAGAGCGACGAGGTCCTCACCGCGATGCTGCGGGTGGGGGTCACCAACGAGGCCGGGGCCGCGCGCATGCAGGCGATCTTCGCCCAGCAGCTCGGTCCGGTCACCCGGGGCGTCTGCCCCGACCCGGCGGACGCCCCGCGCCGGGCGGCGCTCGCCGCGTCCCAGATCCTCGGCATGGCCCTCACCCGGTACGTGCTCCGCCTGCCGCCGGCCGTCGAGATGTCCGCCGAGGAGGTCGTGGCCTGGCTGGGGCCCACCGTGCAGCGCTACCTCACCGCCGAGGCGCCCTGA
- a CDS encoding DUF3558 domain-containing protein has protein sequence MQRSAPRTRLTRILACAAVPVMLVVAGCSSDSGDSGGSGKTQGQDKTTASASATPSPSQSTKTVEPARFAKLPEVCKSISAKTTAVLVPKAKTKGGTPAASSDLTSRGGCSWNGLDDKGVKGSQYRWLDVSFYRYDSDAVLGSGQDRARENLAKELAKVQETPGAKNLRTVTGSGVGDEAKTVTYQLRKTDEDFVYTSILVRTGNVLVLLSYNGAGYAGAETPSAKTITNGAGSAVKEAVAAVAAANK, from the coding sequence ATGCAGCGATCAGCTCCGCGAACGCGTCTCACCCGCATACTCGCCTGCGCCGCCGTCCCGGTGATGCTCGTGGTCGCGGGATGCTCCTCGGACTCCGGCGACTCCGGTGGCTCCGGCAAGACGCAGGGGCAGGACAAGACGACCGCGTCGGCGTCGGCGACCCCGTCGCCCTCGCAGTCGACGAAGACGGTGGAGCCGGCGAGGTTCGCGAAGCTGCCGGAGGTCTGCAAGTCGATCTCGGCGAAGACGACGGCGGTGTTGGTGCCCAAGGCGAAGACGAAGGGCGGCACGCCGGCGGCCTCCAGTGACCTGACAAGCCGTGGCGGCTGCTCGTGGAACGGGCTCGACGACAAGGGCGTGAAGGGCTCGCAGTACCGCTGGCTGGACGTGTCCTTCTACCGGTACGACTCCGATGCCGTGCTCGGCAGCGGTCAGGACCGCGCGCGGGAGAACCTCGCGAAGGAGCTGGCGAAGGTCCAGGAGACGCCGGGCGCGAAGAACCTCCGGACGGTCACGGGGTCGGGCGTCGGGGACGAGGCGAAGACGGTCACGTACCAGCTGCGCAAGACGGACGAGGACTTCGTGTACACGTCGATCCTGGTGCGCACGGGCAATGTGCTGGTCCTGCTGTCGTACAACGGTGCCGGTTACGCGGGTGCCGAGACCCCGTCGGCGAAGACGATCACGAACGGTGCGGGGTCGGCGGTCAAGGAGGCCGTCGCGGCGGTCGCCGCAGCCAACAAGTAG
- a CDS encoding RtcB family protein — MSYVEVPGAKVPIRMWADPASVEGGAMQQLQNVATLPWIKGLAVMPDVHYGKGATVGSVIAMQGAVCPAAVGVDIGCGMSAVKTSLTANDLPGDLSRLRSKIEQAIPVGRGLHREAVDPKRLYQFPTAGWEDFWSRFDGVADAVKFRRERAGQQMGTLGSGNHFVEFCIDSSGAVWLMLHSGSRNIGKELAEYHIGEAQKLPHNQGLVDRDLAVFVADTPQMAAYRHDLFWAQEYAKYNRAIMMALYQEVVRREFRKARVTFDPVISCHHNYVAEERYEGMDLLVTRKGAIRAGSGDFGIIPGSMGTGSYIVKGLGNAASFNSASHGAGRKMSRSAAKRRFSTRDLEEQTRGVECRKDSGVVDEIPGAYKPIEKVIEQQRDLVEVVAKLKQVICVKG, encoded by the coding sequence ATGTCGTACGTAGAGGTGCCGGGCGCGAAAGTACCGATCAGGATGTGGGCCGACCCCGCGTCGGTCGAGGGCGGCGCCATGCAGCAGCTGCAGAACGTGGCGACGCTGCCGTGGATCAAGGGCCTCGCCGTGATGCCGGACGTGCACTACGGCAAGGGCGCGACGGTCGGGTCCGTGATCGCGATGCAGGGTGCGGTCTGTCCGGCGGCGGTCGGCGTGGACATCGGCTGCGGGATGTCGGCGGTCAAGACCTCCCTGACGGCGAACGACCTGCCGGGCGACCTTTCCCGCCTCCGCTCGAAGATCGAGCAGGCCATCCCGGTCGGCCGCGGCCTCCACCGCGAGGCGGTGGATCCGAAGCGGCTGTACCAGTTCCCGACGGCGGGGTGGGAGGACTTCTGGTCGCGGTTCGACGGGGTCGCCGACGCGGTCAAGTTCCGTCGCGAACGTGCAGGTCAGCAGATGGGAACGCTCGGGTCCGGGAACCATTTCGTCGAATTCTGCATCGACTCTTCCGGTGCGGTGTGGCTCATGCTGCACTCCGGGTCCCGGAACATCGGCAAGGAGCTCGCCGAGTACCACATCGGCGAGGCGCAGAAGCTGCCGCACAACCAGGGGCTCGTCGACCGTGACCTCGCGGTGTTCGTCGCGGACACCCCGCAGATGGCGGCCTACCGGCACGACCTCTTCTGGGCCCAGGAGTACGCGAAGTACAACCGCGCGATCATGATGGCGCTCTACCAGGAGGTCGTCCGGAGGGAGTTCCGCAAGGCCAGGGTGACCTTCGATCCGGTGATCTCCTGCCACCACAACTACGTGGCGGAGGAGCGGTACGAGGGCATGGACCTGCTGGTCACGCGGAAGGGCGCGATCCGGGCGGGTTCCGGAGACTTCGGGATCATCCCGGGCTCGATGGGTACCGGCTCGTACATCGTGAAGGGCCTCGGGAACGCGGCGTCCTTCAACTCCGCCTCGCACGGCGCCGGCCGGAAGATGAGCCGGAGCGCGGCGAAGCGGCGCTTCTCGACGCGGGACCTGGAAGAGCAGACCCGGGGCGTGGAGTGCCGGAAGGACTCCGGCGTGGTGGACGAGATCCCGGGCGCCTACAAGCCGATCGAGAAGGTGATCGAGCAGCAGCGGGACCTGGTGGAGGTCGTCGCCAAGCTGAAGCAGGTCATCTGCGTGAAGGGCTGA
- a CDS encoding DUF1876 domain-containing protein, with translation MHTLVGWHVEMEFQEEGDRTRAAAMVRLGDGTEFRAHGTANRHPSDPDQLRVGEEIAGARALMDLASQLLQKAHKEIDEVSGRTSHEIR, from the coding sequence ATGCACACGCTTGTCGGATGGCATGTGGAGATGGAGTTCCAGGAGGAAGGCGACCGGACACGGGCCGCAGCCATGGTCCGGCTCGGCGACGGCACCGAGTTCCGGGCCCACGGCACCGCGAACCGCCACCCCTCCGACCCGGACCAGCTGCGGGTGGGCGAGGAGATCGCCGGCGCACGCGCCCTCATGGACCTCGCCTCACAGCTCCTCCAGAAGGCCCACAAGGAGATCGACGAGGTGTCCGGCCGGACCTCGCACGAAATCCGCTGA
- a CDS encoding MarR family winged helix-turn-helix transcriptional regulator, with amino-acid sequence MTQKSSVRREALMSELYGEARRYMAAYALFNQAVADHLGLHPTDVQCLNLLSLEEGPVTTGRVAELTGLTTGSATRLVDRLERSGYVTRERDTEDRRRVLVALVPERMAELGDLWRRLNSTWGTMFDVYSDAEVALLIAHMRRTVEVSAAQIERLRGGDLG; translated from the coding sequence ATGACGCAGAAGAGTTCCGTCCGGCGCGAGGCGCTCATGAGCGAGCTGTACGGGGAGGCCCGCCGCTACATGGCCGCCTACGCCCTGTTCAACCAGGCCGTCGCCGACCACCTGGGGCTCCACCCGACCGACGTGCAGTGCCTGAACCTGCTCAGCCTGGAGGAAGGGCCGGTGACCACCGGCCGCGTCGCCGAGCTCACCGGACTCACCACCGGCTCCGCCACCCGCCTCGTCGACCGGCTCGAACGCTCCGGCTACGTGACCCGCGAACGCGACACCGAGGACCGGCGCCGGGTCCTGGTGGCGCTCGTCCCCGAGCGGATGGCGGAGCTCGGCGACCTCTGGCGGAGGCTCAACAGCACCTGGGGCACGATGTTCGACGTCTACAGCGACGCCGAGGTCGCGCTGCTCATCGCCCACATGCGGCGCACCGTCGAGGTCAGTGCCGCGCAGATCGAGCGGTTGCGCGGGGGCGACCTCGGCTGA
- a CDS encoding DUF2637 domain-containing protein yields the protein MAAMQLTRTHRILIGLVIGGALIIAGIGFAGSYAAVRELALQKGFGTFSYFFPIGIDAGICVLLALDLLLTWLRIPFPLLRQTAWVLTAATIAFNGAAAWPDPLGVGMHAVIPVLFVVAVEAARHAVGRIADITADKHMEGVRITRWLLSPVPTFRLWRRMKLWELRSYEQVIKLEQERLIYQARLQARFGRGWRRKAPVEALMPLRLARYGVPLAETAAAGLAAAGIEPAVLPPGSPQPVPAQPVPLAQAQQQPAALQAQLPAQAQGQAQVPGQAQGPGGPVNHESPWFDAPQVSPEAYEGTYNPQIVEGLEPMPVPVPQGPEDVPPAGPEEFVEYPEYVEQPEQPVNEFEDVVYKVMSSYVLEHERFPAEAELAQLVAEQYGLPEFPASDIDLLRQAVPGVQERVQQARADVDAP from the coding sequence GTGGCCGCGATGCAGCTGACACGCACACACCGAATACTCATCGGCCTCGTCATCGGCGGTGCGCTGATCATCGCGGGGATCGGTTTCGCGGGTTCGTACGCCGCCGTGCGCGAGCTCGCCCTGCAGAAGGGCTTCGGCACCTTCTCGTACTTCTTCCCGATCGGCATCGACGCGGGCATCTGTGTGCTGCTCGCTCTGGATCTGCTGCTGACCTGGCTGCGGATCCCGTTCCCGCTGCTGCGTCAGACCGCCTGGGTGCTGACGGCCGCGACGATCGCCTTCAACGGCGCGGCCGCGTGGCCGGACCCGCTGGGTGTGGGCATGCACGCGGTGATCCCGGTGCTGTTCGTGGTGGCCGTGGAGGCGGCGCGGCACGCGGTGGGCCGGATCGCGGACATCACGGCCGACAAGCACATGGAGGGCGTCCGGATCACGCGCTGGCTGCTCTCGCCGGTGCCGACGTTCCGGCTGTGGCGCCGGATGAAGCTGTGGGAGCTCCGCTCGTACGAGCAGGTCATCAAGCTGGAGCAGGAGCGGCTGATCTACCAGGCCCGGCTGCAGGCGCGGTTCGGACGGGGCTGGCGGCGCAAGGCTCCGGTGGAGGCGCTGATGCCGCTGCGGCTGGCCCGGTACGGGGTGCCGCTGGCGGAGACGGCCGCGGCGGGTCTGGCGGCGGCGGGCATCGAACCGGCCGTGCTGCCGCCGGGGTCTCCTCAGCCGGTCCCGGCGCAGCCGGTGCCGCTCGCGCAGGCGCAGCAGCAGCCGGCGGCGCTGCAGGCTCAGCTTCCGGCGCAGGCGCAGGGCCAGGCGCAGGTGCCGGGTCAGGCGCAGGGCCCGGGTGGGCCGGTGAATCACGAGAGCCCGTGGTTCGACGCCCCGCAGGTCTCTCCGGAGGCGTACGAGGGGACGTACAACCCGCAGATCGTGGAGGGCCTCGAACCCATGCCGGTCCCGGTGCCGCAGGGGCCGGAGGACGTGCCTCCGGCGGGGCCCGAGGAGTTCGTGGAGTACCCGGAGTACGTGGAGCAGCCGGAGCAGCCGGTCAACGAGTTCGAGGACGTCGTCTACAAGGTCATGAGCTCGTACGTGCTGGAGCACGAGCGGTTCCCGGCCGAGGCCGAGCTGGCGCAGCTGGTGGCCGAGCAGTACGGCCTTCCGGAGTTCCCGGCGTCCGACATCGATCTGCTGCGGCAGGCGGTGCCGGGTGTGCAGGAGCGGGTCCAGCAGGCGAGGGCCGACGTGGACGCCCCGTAG
- a CDS encoding SDR family NAD(P)-dependent oxidoreductase yields the protein MTGPGTPIAVITGASSGIGAATARQLAAAGYRVVLTARRKDRIEALAAEINEAGHQATAYALDVTDRAAVDDFATAFRTLAVLVNNAGGALGADPVATGDPEDWRRMYEVNVLGTLNMTQALLPALTESGDGTVVVLSSTAGHSTYEGGAGYVAAKNGARVLAETLRLEIVGTPVRVIEIAPGMVKTDEFATTRFRGDTDKAAKVYAGVAEPLTADDVADTITWACTRPPHVNIDLLVVRPRAQASNTKVHREL from the coding sequence ATGACCGGCCCCGGTACCCCCATCGCCGTCATCACCGGAGCAAGCAGCGGAATCGGCGCCGCCACCGCCCGGCAGCTGGCCGCCGCCGGCTACCGCGTGGTCCTCACCGCCCGCCGCAAGGACCGCATCGAAGCCCTCGCCGCCGAGATCAACGAAGCCGGTCACCAGGCCACCGCCTACGCCCTCGACGTCACCGACCGCGCCGCCGTCGACGACTTCGCCACTGCCTTCCGCACCCTCGCCGTCCTCGTCAACAACGCCGGCGGCGCCCTCGGCGCCGACCCCGTCGCCACCGGCGACCCCGAGGACTGGCGCCGGATGTACGAGGTCAACGTCCTCGGCACCCTGAACATGACCCAGGCCCTGCTCCCCGCCCTCACCGAGAGCGGCGACGGCACGGTGGTCGTCCTCTCCTCCACCGCCGGCCACTCCACCTACGAGGGCGGCGCCGGCTACGTCGCAGCCAAGAACGGCGCCCGCGTCCTCGCCGAGACCCTCCGCCTGGAGATCGTCGGCACCCCGGTCCGCGTCATCGAGATCGCCCCCGGCATGGTCAAGACCGACGAGTTCGCCACCACCCGCTTCCGCGGCGACACCGACAAGGCGGCCAAGGTCTACGCCGGCGTCGCCGAACCCCTCACCGCCGACGACGTGGCCGACACCATCACCTGGGCCTGCACCCGCCCCCCGCACGTCAACATCGACCTCCTGGTGGTCCGCCCCCGGGCCCAGGCCTCCAACACCAAGGTCCACCGCGAGCTGTAG
- the argS gene encoding arginine--tRNA ligase translates to MASVPSLASTVQQRLADGLSAALPDAASADPLLRRSDRADFQANGILALAKQLKGNPRELATKVVEAIPANDVLKEIEVSGPGFLNITVTDAAIVDTLAARAAEARLGVPFNESAGTTVIDYAQPNVAKEMHVGHLRSAVIGAAMVEILEFTGETVVRRHHIGDWGTQFGMLIQYLIEHPHELDHSSEAEVSGEEAMSNLNRLYKASRALFDSDEAFKTRARARVVDLQAGDEETLALWQRFVDESKIYFYSVFDKLDMDIRDGDVVGESGYNDMLVETCRILEESGVAVRSEGALCVFFDDVKGPDGNPTPLIVQKSDGGFGYAATDLSAIRDRVQNLKATSLLYVVDARQSLHFKMVFETARRAGWLNDEVKAVQLAFGTVLGKDGKPFKTREGETVRLVDLLDEAVDRATAVVREKAEKVGLTETEIVENGQYVGIGAVKYADLSTSAARDYKFDLDQMVSLNGDTSVYLQYAYARIKSIFGKAGDRTPVAHPELELAPAERALGLHLDQFAETVSEAATEYAPHKLTAYLYQLASLYTTFYDQCPVIKPEPAKEVAENRLFLCDLTARTLHQGMALLGIRTPERL, encoded by the coding sequence ATGGCCTCGGTCCCTTCCCTCGCTTCGACCGTGCAGCAGCGCCTCGCGGACGGCCTCTCGGCGGCTCTGCCGGACGCCGCGTCCGCCGACCCGCTGCTGCGACGAAGCGACCGGGCCGACTTCCAGGCCAACGGCATCCTGGCGCTGGCCAAGCAGCTCAAGGGCAACCCGCGCGAGCTGGCGACGAAGGTCGTCGAGGCGATCCCGGCCAACGACGTCCTGAAGGAGATCGAGGTCTCGGGCCCCGGCTTCCTGAACATCACGGTGACGGACGCGGCGATCGTCGACACCCTCGCGGCCCGTGCGGCGGAGGCGCGTCTCGGCGTGCCGTTCAACGAGTCGGCGGGCACGACGGTCATCGACTACGCCCAGCCGAACGTGGCCAAGGAGATGCACGTCGGTCACCTGCGGTCCGCCGTGATCGGCGCGGCGATGGTCGAGATCCTGGAGTTCACCGGCGAGACGGTGGTCCGGCGCCACCACATCGGCGACTGGGGCACCCAGTTCGGCATGCTCATCCAGTACCTGATCGAGCACCCCCACGAGCTGGACCACTCGTCGGAGGCCGAGGTCTCCGGCGAGGAGGCCATGTCGAACCTGAACCGGCTGTACAAGGCCTCGCGCGCCCTGTTCGACTCGGACGAGGCGTTCAAGACGCGGGCCCGCGCGCGCGTGGTCGACCTGCAGGCCGGGGACGAAGAGACGCTCGCGCTCTGGCAGCGGTTCGTCGACGAGTCGAAGATCTACTTCTACTCGGTCTTCGACAAGCTGGACATGGACATCCGGGACGGCGACGTCGTCGGCGAGTCCGGGTACAACGACATGCTGGTGGAGACCTGCCGCATCCTGGAGGAGTCGGGCGTCGCGGTCCGCTCCGAAGGCGCGCTGTGCGTGTTCTTCGACGACGTGAAGGGCCCGGACGGCAACCCGACGCCGCTGATCGTGCAGAAGTCCGACGGCGGCTTCGGCTACGCGGCGACGGACCTGTCGGCGATCCGGGACCGGGTGCAGAACCTGAAGGCGACCTCCCTGCTGTACGTGGTGGACGCCCGTCAGTCGCTGCACTTCAAGATGGTCTTCGAGACGGCCCGCCGGGCCGGCTGGCTGAACGACGAGGTGAAGGCCGTCCAGCTGGCCTTCGGCACGGTCCTGGGCAAGGACGGCAAGCCGTTCAAGACCCGTGAGGGCGAGACGGTCCGGCTGGTGGATCTGCTGGACGAGGCGGTGGACCGGGCGACGGCGGTCGTCCGCGAGAAGGCCGAGAAAGTGGGCCTGACCGAGACGGAGATCGTCGAGAACGGCCAGTACGTCGGCATCGGAGCGGTGAAGTACGCCGACCTGTCGACGTCCGCGGCGCGTGACTACAAGTTCGACCTGGACCAGATGGTGTCGCTGAACGGCGACACGTCGGTGTACCTCCAGTACGCGTACGCCCGTATCAAGTCGATCTTCGGCAAGGCGGGCGACCGCACCCCTGTCGCCCACCCGGAGCTGGAGCTCGCTCCGGCGGAGCGCGCGCTCGGCCTGCACCTGGACCAGTTCGCCGAGACGGTGTCCGAAGCGGCCACGGAGTACGCGCCGCACAAGCTCACCGCGTACCTGTACCAGCTCGCCTCGCTGTACACGACGTTCTACGACCAGTGCCCGGTCATCAAGCCGGAACCGGCGAAGGAGGTCGCGGAGAACCGCCTCTTCCTCTGTGACCTGACGGCCCGCACGCTCCACCAGGGCATGGCCCTGCTGGGGATCCGGACGCCCGAGCGCCTCTGA